The following nucleotide sequence is from Methanolinea sp..
TGGTAGGGGCGGTCAGGGTTCGGTCACCGCAGCCGAGCTGATCGCGGTCGCCGCCTTCGAGGGCGGGATGTTTGCCCAGGCTTTTCCGGCGTTCGGTGTCGAACGCAGGGGTGCACCGGTGCAGGCTTTTGTTCGGTTCGACAACAAGAAGATAAGGCTCCGGAGCCAGATCTATGAACCCGACTATGTCATCGTCCAGGACAGCTCCCTCATCCGGGACGTAAATGTTTTCCAGGGGTTGAAGGAGGGGGGTGTTGCGATCATCAATACCGAGAAGGCTCTCACCTACCCGTTTCCAAAGGGGGTGAGGGTCATCACGATTGATGCGACCTCGATCGCACTCCGGACGCTTGGGGTCCCCATCACCAACACCACGCTCATGGGGGCGTTTGCAGCCGCAAGCGGGGAGATCGAGCTCGGGGCCCTCGAGGATGCGGTCCGGAGAAGATTCAAAGGCGATCTCGCCGAAAAGAATATTGCTGCAGCAAAAGAGGCATACCGGTTTGTAAAGGGGGCGTCCTGATATGGCTCTCGGACTGGGATGCACGGCCCGGCCCGGGAAGTCCCGGGAGAACAAGACCGGCAGCTGGCGGGTGTTCCGCCCCGAGTTCATCTCCGATAAATGCACGATGTGCGGGATGTGCACGATCATCTGCCCTGAGGGGTGCATCCGGGAGAACGAGGAGGGACTACCGATTCCGGATTACGATTATTGCAAAGGCTGCGGGCTCTGTGCAGAAGAATGCCCTTCAGAGGCTATCGAGATGAAAAAGGAGGAGAAGTAGCATGCTCGAGATCATGGAAGGATCACATGCCGTGGCAAGATCTGTAGGCCTTTGCCGTCCCGAGGTCATCGCCGCCTACCCCATCACCCCCCAGACCCACATCGTCGAGGCTCTTGCCGATATGGTTGCCGACTGCAGTATTGATGCCGAATA
It contains:
- a CDS encoding pyruvate ferredoxin oxidoreductase subunit gamma, encoding MRELRIHGRGGQGSVTAAELIAVAAFEGGMFAQAFPAFGVERRGAPVQAFVRFDNKKIRLRSQIYEPDYVIVQDSSLIRDVNVFQGLKEGGVAIINTEKALTYPFPKGVRVITIDATSIALRTLGVPITNTTLMGAFAAASGEIELGALEDAVRRRFKGDLAEKNIAAAKEAYRFVKGAS
- a CDS encoding 4Fe-4S binding protein; this encodes MALGLGCTARPGKSRENKTGSWRVFRPEFISDKCTMCGMCTIICPEGCIRENEEGLPIPDYDYCKGCGLCAEECPSEAIEMKKEEK